The following coding sequences are from one Diospyros lotus cultivar Yz01 chromosome 7, ASM1463336v1, whole genome shotgun sequence window:
- the LOC127805499 gene encoding AP2/ERF and B3 domain-containing transcription repressor RAV2-like, which translates to MDGICVNESTSETLTIAGASPATKSPESLVDSDGGGEVESRGKLPSSRFKGVVPQPNGRWGAQIYEKHQRVWLGTFNEEEEAARAYDVAAQRFRGRDAVTNLRLLAAEGDADEAEVAFLSSHSKSEIVDMLRKHTYNDELQQSRRTFCIDNNGKNKDKAVTEIGTASEQLFEKNVTPSDVGKLNRLVIPKQYAERHFPLQIGGNSKGLLLNFKDVAGKVWRFRYSYWNSSQSYVLTKGWSRFVKEKNLKAGDVVSFHRSTGAEKQLYIACKPRAESAVARFSIPASQVQAPVQILRLFGVDIFKVPAVSCVVDGKRSREMELLALECSKKPRIIGAL; encoded by the coding sequence ATGGACGGTATTTGCGTGAACGAAAGCACAAGCGAAACCCTTACAATTGCAGGGGCGTCGCCGGCCACGAAGTCGCCGGAGAGCCTTGTAGACTCCGACGGCGGTGGCGAGGTCGAGTCCCGGGGGAAGCTGCCGTCGTCGAGGTTCAAAGGCGTGGTTCCGCAGCCGAACGGCCGGTGGGGGGCTCAGATCTACGAGAAGCACCAGCGCGTCTGGCTCGGAACTTTCAACGAAGAGGAAGAAGCCGCCCGGGCGTACGACGTGGCAGCCCAACGCTTCCGCGGCCGGGACGCCGTCACCAACCTCAGGCTGCTGGCGGCGGAGGGCGACGCCGACGAGGCGGAAGTCGCCTTTTTAAGTTCCCACTCCAAGTCCGAGATCGTCGACATGCTCCGGAAACACACTTATAACGACGAGCTCCAGCAAAGCCGCCGGACCTTCTGCATCGACAACAATGGCAAGAACAAAGACAAAGCGGTAACCGAAATTGGGACGGCCAGTGAGCAGCTCTTCGAGAAGAACGTGACGCCGAGCGACGTTGGAAAGCTGAACCGGCTCGTGATCCCGAAGCAATACGCGGAAAGGCACTTTCCGCTGCAGATTGGAGGCAACTCGAAGGGCTTGCTGTTGAATTTCAAGGACGTGGCCGGAAAAGTTTGGCGATTCCGGTACTCGTACTGGAACAGTAGCCAGAGCTATGTTCTGACCAAAGGCTGGAGCCGATTTGTGAAGGAGAAGAATTTGAAGGCCGGAGACGTCGTCAGCTTCCACCGGTCCACCGGCGCCGAGAAGCAGCTGTACATAGCGTGCAAGCCTAGAGCGGAGTCGGCCGTGGCAAGGTTTTCGATTCCGGCCAGCCAAGTTCAGGCGCCCGTGCAGATTCTGAGACTATTCGGAGTGGACATATTTAAGGTTCCGGCAGTGAGCTGTGTTGTTGACGGTAAGAGAAGTAGAGAGATGGAGTTGTTGGCATTGGAGTGCAGTAAGAAGCCAAGAATCATTGGAGCTTTGtaa
- the LOC127806392 gene encoding AP2/ERF and B3 domain-containing transcription factor RAV1-like: MDGTRVNKSTSETLTIAAASPAMKSPKSLVDSDGGGEVESRGKLRSSRFKGVVPQPNGRWGAQIYKKHQRVWLRTFNEEEEAAQAYELATLRFHGRDAVTNLRLLAAEEAFLSSHSKSEIVDMLRKHTYNEELH, translated from the coding sequence ATGGACGGTACTCGCGTGAACAAAAGCACAAGCGAAACCCTTACAATTGCAGCGGCGTCGCCGGCCATGAAGTCGCCGAAGAGCCTTGTAGACTCCGACGGCGGTGGCGAGGTCGAGTCCCGGGGAAAGCTACGGTCGTCGAGGTTCAAAGGCGTGGTTCCGCAGCCGAACGGCCGGTGGGGGGCTCAGATCTACAAGAAGCACCAGCGCGTCTGGCTCAGAACCTTCAACGAAGAGGAAGAAGCCGCCCAGGCGTACGAGTTGGCAACCCTGCGCTTCCACGGCCGGGACGCCGTCACCAACCTCAGGCTGCTAGCGGCGGAAGAAGCCTTTTTAAGTTCCCACTCCAAGTCCGAGATCGTCGACATGCTCCGGAAACACACTTATAACGAAGAGCTCCACTAA